In one window of Athene noctua chromosome 17, bAthNoc1.hap1.1, whole genome shotgun sequence DNA:
- the CCDC63 gene encoding coiled-coil domain-containing protein 63 produces the protein MEGLPWRSHLQNDQIFFFFFFFFFFFFFVWQQAGTSLRQKLSDFHVEEKEKLAEAEIRILQKQFRIVAEKRKSYIANMRHKIQAQEKEIKLLTEEHQKESLMLSQLISLRNEMLDDKICMELQCLLQTKYQYDSLIRDRKALLADLNNQILELEKKVVRQNQIAVKVKQVNSSKRLQKRIEALETHLNNVTVHFNTILTRNNKLQEEIENLRTQKAVLDNSYMKLHKKLDQQMRRMNAAIEQSAQAHKQWMDSLAKISAMKEKHNKDTVHFNTEMQQRKRVLAQNAQLKNFMLTKSRNRSELEEQAKEKKALKVAQQVKQRQSVSHEVAYRRLMELAEDGDIDRLVNGFIEREGKNFSCFSYATKLSSEMNKIQQKIEDLQNEITTIVMDRERAESSSLHILKELEEKLMETTEETRRYEERCKKSSKVLGQLKSDMEDLCKENNCDATKTRQQLRENKQIMELNLTQFSGLVEKTKELLLLESILRYTSAEAEFLDEPFVSPLLGSTEHLQVTDQAQLCPLPPTLDGTTDAIEALEVPLDHSQLCQLILQSRGKEQERHHQHRKEEEWC, from the exons ATGGAGGGTCTGCCATGGAGATCTCACCTGCAGAA tgaccaaatttttttttttttttttttttttttttttttttttttttttgtgtggcagcaggcagggaccTCTTTGAGGCAGAAGCTTTCGGACTTCCAtgtggaggagaaagaaaagctggcTGAAGCTGAGATCAGGATACTGCAGAAACAGTTTCGGATAGTAGCAGAAAAGAGGAAATCTTATATTGCCAACATGAGGCATAAAATTCAGGCTCAGGA AAAAGAGATAAAGTTGCtgactgaagaacatcaaaaggAATCATTAATGCTGAGCCAGCTCATATCCCTGAGAAACGAGATGCTGGATGACAAGATTTGTATGGAGCTCCAATGCCTTTTGCAGACCAAATATCAGTATGATTCTCTGATTAGAGACAGAAAAGCCCTGTTAGCTGACCTGAACAACCAG ATACTAGAGCTGGAAAAAAAGGTGGTGAGGCAAAACCAGATAGCAGTGAAGGTGAAGCAAGTGAACAGTAGCAAACGACTGCAAAAGAGGATTGAGGCACTGGAGACGCATCTAAACAAC GTCACTGTTCATTTCAATACCATCCTGACCAGAAATAACAAGCTCCAAGAAGAGATCGAAAACCTGCGAACCCAAAAAGCTGTTTTGGACAACTCCTACATGAAGCTCCATAAGAAGCTGGATCAGCAGATGAGAAGGATGAACGCTGCTATTGAGCAATCTGCACAAGCCCACAAGCAGTG GATGGACTCTCTGGCAAAGATTTCAGccatgaaagaaaagcacaacAAAGACACTGTCCACTTCAACACTGAGATGCAGCAGCGGAAGCGTGTCCTTGCCCAGAATGCCCAACTGAAAAACTTCATGCTCACCAAATCTAGAAATCGCTCTGAATTGGAGGAACAGGCCAAAGAGAAAAAAG CCTTGAAGGTAGCCCAGCAGGTGAAGCAGAGGCAAAGCGTGAGCCATGAAGTGGCTTACAGGCGCCTGATGGAGCTGGCGGAGGACGGGGACATCGATCGGCTGGTGAATGGCTTCATCGAAAGGGAGGGGAAGAACTTTTCCTGCTTCAGCTATGCCACCAAGCTGAGCAGCGAGATGAACAAGATACAGCAGAAGATTGAGGACCTCCAG AATGAAATTACGACCATCGTGATGGACCGGGAGcgtgcagagagcagcagccttcataTCCTGAAGGAACTGGAG GAAAAACTAATGGAAACCACCGAGGAAACGAGACGGTACGAAGAGAGATGCAAAAAGAGCAGCAAAGTCCTGGGCCAGCTCAAATCCGACATGGAGGACCTGTGCAAAGAAAACAACTGCGATGCTACAAAGACAAGGCAGCAGCTCAGAGAAAACAAGCAGATCATGGAGCTGAACCTGACACAGTTTTCCG GTCTTGTAGAAAAAACCAAGGAGCTCCTGCTGCTGGAGTCCATCCTGCGCTACACATCGGCTGAGGCCGAGTTCCTGGACGAGCCCTTCGTCAGCCCGCTGCTGGGCAGCACCGAGCACCTTCAGGTGACGGACCAGGCCCAGCTCTGcccgctgccccccaccctgGACGGCACCACCGACGCCATCGAGGCCT TGGAGGTGCCGCTGGACCACAGCCAGCTCTGCCAGCTGATTCTCCAGAGCCGGGGGAAAGAGCAGGAGCGACACCACCAGCACAGGAAAGAAGAGGAGTGGTGTTAA
- the MYL2 gene encoding myosin regulatory light chain 2, ventricular/cardiac muscle isoform isoform X2: protein MGLFLTQSGMYLLFQPRGSEGLPPRHLTQQHRRLCEAMAPKKAKKRIEGANSNVFSMFEQAQIQEFKEAFTIMDQNRDGFIDKADLRDTFAALGRLNVKNEEIDEMIKEAPGPINFTVFLTMFGEKLKGADPEETILNAFKVFDPEGKGLKSAYIKEMLMTQGERFSQEEIDQMFAAFPPDMSGNLDYKNLVHVITHGEEKD, encoded by the exons ATGGGGTTATTTTTAACTCAGAGTGGGATGTATTTATTGTTTCAGCCGAGGGGAAGCGAGGGACTGCCTCCGAGACATCTCACGCAGCAACATCGGCGGCTGTGTGAAGCCATG GCACCCAAGAAAGCCAAGAAAAGGATTGAAGGTGCTAATTCCAACGTCTTCTCCATGTTCGAGCAGGCCCAGATCCAGGAATTCAAAGAG GCGTTCACCATCATGGATCAGAACCGGGATGGCTTCATCGACAAGGCGGATCTGAGAGACACGTTTGCTGCACTCG GGCGCCTGAATGTGAAAAATGAGGAGATCGATGAGATGATAAAGGAGGCACCGGGCCCAATCAACTTCACTGTGTTCCTCACCATGTTTGGGGAGAAACTCAAGG GTGCCGACCCAGAGGAAACGATCCTGAACGCGTTCAAGGTGTTCGATCCAGAGGGAAAAGGCCTGAAATCTGCCTA CATCAAAGAAATGCTGATGACGCAGGGTGAGAGGTTTTCCCAGGAAGAG ATCGATCAGATGTTTGCAGCCTTCCCTCCAGACATGTCAGGCAACCTGGATTACAAAAACCTTGTCCACGTCATTACACACGGCGAAGAGAAGGACTAG
- the MYL2 gene encoding myosin regulatory light chain 2, ventricular/cardiac muscle isoform isoform X1: MAPKKAKKRIEGANSNVFSMFEQAQIQEFKEAFTIMDQNRDGFIDKADLRDTFAALGRLNVKNEEIDEMIKEAPGPINFTVFLTMFGEKLKGADPEETILNAFKVFDPEGKGLKSAYIKEMLMTQGERFSQEEQIDQMFAAFPPDMSGNLDYKNLVHVITHGEEKD, translated from the exons ATG GCACCCAAGAAAGCCAAGAAAAGGATTGAAGGTGCTAATTCCAACGTCTTCTCCATGTTCGAGCAGGCCCAGATCCAGGAATTCAAAGAG GCGTTCACCATCATGGATCAGAACCGGGATGGCTTCATCGACAAGGCGGATCTGAGAGACACGTTTGCTGCACTCG GGCGCCTGAATGTGAAAAATGAGGAGATCGATGAGATGATAAAGGAGGCACCGGGCCCAATCAACTTCACTGTGTTCCTCACCATGTTTGGGGAGAAACTCAAGG GTGCCGACCCAGAGGAAACGATCCTGAACGCGTTCAAGGTGTTCGATCCAGAGGGAAAAGGCCTGAAATCTGCCTA CATCAAAGAAATGCTGATGACGCAGGGTGAGAGGTTTTCCCAGGAAGAG CAGATCGATCAGATGTTTGCAGCCTTCCCTCCAGACATGTCAGGCAACCTGGATTACAAAAACCTTGTCCACGTCATTACACACGGCGAAGAGAAGGACTAG